The sequence TCGAGGAGTCAGAGTATTAAATCTATTTATTTCTTGGTTACTATGGATTGATGCAGCAAGCTGGGGTCCGATCGAGCAAAAAAAGTCATTGAAGGCGTTAGCAACTGTAGGCCCATCAGTAGTACAATGCCCATTCAAGCTCAGCTTCACAGCGTCATTCATTTCTTTCCCTCTTCCAAGGATTTTATTTATATTCGTCCAGCTCTTCTTCTGGTTGTTAGTGGAAAAAAGTTTACAGTAGTATTCTTTCTTGGCATGATCCTTTGCCCTTTTCACCTTCCTATTTACATGATCCAACAACTCTTTATTACGAACGTTATTTGGATTTCTTCTAACTCTCCTTAATAAGTTATCTTTGATTTTGATCAATTTCCAAATATCAAAAGACATCCATGGACAAATCCTTGGCTTCCATACTAACCGATTTTGAATGTTTCTCTTTTAATTCTTTGTAGGTGTTCAAGACGAACTGCATTTTGCACTCCGCACTTTCGTCTGGTACACGGGCCATCGCATTTTGAAAATCAGCATTTAGTTTATTGTTGCGAACTATAGTTTTCACAAGAAGCTGTTTAAGAACAGGTTTTTGGAGAGAAAATGTTGACATCACCAAGCTGTGATCACTAAGATCAGTACGAATCGTCTCATTGATCACTGAACTGTTCAGTGTGCCAGAACATATTGTATGGTCTAGTATATTTCCACTTGAAGGTCTTGTAGAGAATGTGTTCGTTACCGAAAAGTTGTAACAGCGTAATATATTTGAGTATTCATTTACGATGCGGCACTCAGTGTGGTTCGTTGGGATGTTGACATCACCGACGATGATTGATAGTCCATTGCGCCCTGCTGTGGCGCATATCGTGTCTAACTTTGTAAAAAACGTTGACAAATCGAACGCAGGAGGCCTGTACAATGCATGTATTGGCAGCGGTGACTCTCCAACATCGATACGAATTTGTACATGATGAAATCCATTGTCATGTTCGTTTGATACCTCTTCAAACGGAATTGTTGAGCGTACATATACAGCTAAGCCGCCACCCTGAGTATTAGGTCTACACGAGAAAATACTTTGGTATCCATCGATTCTGTACAGTGACAGCCTGTCTGCTTTCACCCATGTCTCACCGATGACTATAACATCGATATTACCATGATACAGTTCTAGTATTTCTTTAAGGCCATCGAACTTGTCCATATTATTCATTCTCCTAATATTTAGTTGTAATACTTTTATTTGAAAGTTGTTAACAGCATGAATAGAGTTTTTATTTAATTGATCAATAGaatcgaaacaataattatACATCATAAGAAAGATCTGTTTACATTCTAATTAACTACATACTATATATTACATTCGTTTAGACTGTGGAACATTGGGAGGTGAAATTCCCGACAAATTTAATACTCTTTTGGAATTGGTGGGCTGCAATCCTGCTAGTTGAAGTTTACTGCTGATTTGCTCAATCTTCCCGCCGTCCTGTCGCCTCAATAGTATCTTTCCATCGCGGCCTGGCCACACATACTTTATTTTCAAGGTTTCCTGCAAATTTTTGGCCTGCTGCAGTAGATCTCTTCCGTAAGCCGTCATTTCATCCCGAATAGTAATCGTATGCGTAGATCCATTGAAGACATCGCGAACCTTTGAAGCGAGTACAACTCCGTAGGCACGTTTCCGACGGAAAAGCTCCTCTTTCTCCCGCTCGGAGGTAAATTGAACGACGATAGGAGGTACTCCATTCATATGTTGCTTCCCATTGATACGTCTTGCACATTGAATCACAGATGTTCCAACGAATTCGCAATTCAACAATTTACATAACATGCACACTAGTTCAACTGTATCCTCATCTTGCATGGCTGGTAAGCCCAGTATCACAGCATTCTTAGCCTTAGCCGATCTGTTGATATTATCCATGTCAACCTCCAGGCGATCGACTGAACCAACTAAATCCCCACATGTATCCTGCCACATTTTCAGTTCCTTGCGAATTTTCGAGTTTTCAGCTTTCACGGATCCAACTTCCTCTTTGAACGATTTAAAATCAGCTGTTAACTGGTCGAATTGATGAGTCAGAAAAACCTGGGACTTCTCAATTTGTTTGCTCGTAGAGACGATGTCCGCGATTTGCATTCGTGTATCCTCAAACAACAgacgaaatttctccgaatcGTGTTTCACTCCCTTCACAGCATTTCCAAGCACTTGTAGCTCATGGATGATGTCGTCGTTTGTTGTTGTTTGTCTGATGTTATGCGAAGACATCTGGCTGCAATCCACAGAGCAGAAAAACGGTTTGCTTTTGGCTCTTGTTACGGCATTGCCAAACAATTTCTTACAGCGAAAATGGGCATATTTATTACACTGAACACATTCGATCAGACGCGTTACATTAGTCTCTGGCTTAGCGCAGATGTAACAGAAGTATTCATCTTCTTCATCAGACATGATCTCTGCAATTAACTCACGTCTTGTTTATTCAAGTGCAAAACAGATAGTTGTGTCAGAGATGTTTTGGTAGAAACAAACAAAGGTATGACGATATGTGTGTGTCGGAGTAAGTTGTGATGGATAATATCCGAAGTGTCGGAATGGTCTCAATTAATGATAAGTAATTGTGGGCGAAGCATTATGTACCTGATTGTAGCAAATCCATGCAAAAATCGCTCAGCATAACGATAGGGACCCCAGCTGCTTTTGCACTCAATTCACTGCCACACAATCTAGGACCATTCAATGtctattttttgtagaaaagTGTTTTTTAACGGAGCACTTTTTAAGCGACTATTGTTTCTATCCAGTGTTTCCAGTTTTTCCAGTTTAAggattttgtttgatttttttcattttagaatttattttttattatcccccccgcCCTTGACCttccggagaccagtaggacaaaaaggaaattaaatatttgtagcgACCTTATGGACTTCTTAAATAGTTATTCGAGTCTCAAGCGATTATGTTGACACCAACTACCAATTATTATTAAATCACTGTAAAACCAGATGGTTGAGTCTTTTCCGGAAATTGAAAGACTATTGAACATGTACCCAGCATTGAAAGAATACGATATTTTGTCTTTGGTGTTATACAAAATGAAACACTTTGCGTCCTCGAGTGATAACCTTTACGTCTTCCAAAATCTTGTTGGTCATATTATGGTCGCCAACCAACGAGCTCACCTAGCTCTGCCTAACCAAACCGACTCTTCTGCAAGAGCTGCTGGACAAATTGCCACCGCATCTCCGGTTGGACTGCGCGTATAAACACAACGTCAGTCAGTATTGTCGATTTTGgaacattttccaaaaaaaatgatttttttacatcGTCCGCGAGAGATGACGCAGCTCAGCTATTCCAAAGAAACTCGGTCTGGGAGAGAACAGAAAAAAACGAAAGAAAGACAAGGCTTTCGTAAATGCTCACATGTGTACTGAGCCATTTTAGCCACTTTAGCCACTGAGGCTTTAGAACAACAAGAAAACGAGGTAAACAACTTGGAGGAAACTTAGCACATACGTCCAAGGATGGTAAAAATCGCCTCACCCTACATTCAATCAGCACTCACCCATGAACATATTCCCGCTAAGAAACACACCGTTTGTGTCGCTCCATACCAAGAGTCACACGTTCACGCGAATGAAGGAGATAAAACAAACAGATGAACTTTTGCCTACGTTTAATTTTTGATTGTGTTTATCCACCGATTCTCGCATGTATGGACTGGATCGCTACGCGATGCAAAGGGAAAGATTCGCAAGTGAATGCATTCTTTCGATCACTGTGATCCTTTCCGAAGCATTCACGGGATCGTTTACCGCAATTTGTGGTAGCATATCGAAGCCTTTGCTGGTAAGTCCACAATAAGCAACGGGTGGGTGGCAGCAAATCCAACTGAATTTGTTAACTACTTCCGATGCGatggaacttttttttaaagcgcATCATTTCTAGGTTCAAGTTTTTCGCCTGCTTGACAAATTAATGACTAGGTATAGTAAATTCATTTGcgcagtttttattttgaggTTTGTTTTCAGCTTAAAAGATAATGCGTCAATTAGCATGAAGTGCAGCATTAAAATTTTCATGGAGAGGCATTTAGTTCAGGACAACTTCCTGGATACTGGATAGAGCTAGGTGATAAAATGACGTTTAGGTAAAATGCGCAACAATTTCGTATATAATAACTCAACATTTGTCCAAACAGCTTAAGCCATGGCTTCGAATATTTAGATGGTTACGTAATTGAAATCGATTGGCGATTACGCCAAAATATGCCGAGCGTCAGCTCTTTTGTGAATAATTTTGCATCAAATAGATGAATATGCGCTTGCAATCGGTTGTCAATCCATTATTGTCCGCTTTTGGACTCTGCAAGTTGCTACAGGGAGCTTGAAGGGtctgttaattttttttccaaaactgcTGTTCGGCAATtcatttttcatgatttttcatcaaataagGCTGGAACAAATATGATTTCCTTTTTCTGTAATGTTGGTCTTTGCATATCGAAGGGGGtggtaaataaaaaataaatgggtaaattgataaaatctcatcagttttcttaaagattttttgggaaagctcaatattttatttattttttcaaacttgaaaaacgattgtatcatatgatAACTTTGGGATTAGCGGCTTTTCAGTCTCACAAAAATCGAAACGACACGTTGGTTTAGTTTCCTATGTTTCGGCCCTTGGTCTTGGCCTTCCTCAGGGAATTAGACGGTGCATGTTTAAATCCATAAACCCGGAAACTATTGAACCAATCGGCGTGAAAGTTGTATGCAGGGTTTTTTGGGGccgaggaaggttcttaagatggtttgaagCCCATCCCCGCTctagaaggggggggggggctcccatacaattGAAGCATACATTTCTGCAtgactcgagaactaatcagagaataaatcattttttggcgaaatgaagttcgtcgggtctgttaGTCTTATATCTTCTTATTTAGAGTTCTGAAGAATCCATCAACTCGAGTTGAAATCGATCTtgagtgcgacgctgcaatcaaacAAACGATTGACACttagataaaataaaatcacgAGTTAGATAAGGctagtaataaaataaaaccacaaatgATGACAGAAGATGCAGAAGAAGAAAGTTATATTTGTTCCGGACTTAATTGGttatctatttgaaattgatcgCCAAGTATGTTCAACACCTCTGGAATATGTTCGTGAttttgtgatcattttccaaggctctcatagatgtggaaaatttatccgcagtacatatagcacgtgctatcagaGCATTCATCGCCACAATCCCCCACGTGGCGGcccgattttcaaaaatatttttttagacgACTATCTTGCGCTCATTTTTTGTTGCGATTATaaataagcggaggagtagattttttatgagcggtacaatatGAGGTTCCCTCGAGCAACCCGTAGTGTAAATTTCCGTCTCAACATCAAAATATGTCATGACTTTTGATCATGGTTATGCATTCAAAATTAATGTCCGACCACATTGATCACTTCTGGAACAAgggaacatatttatttttgcatCAAAATATACTGTCCGGTATTCTTATTGATTAATCATAAAACAGATTATCCCGCATTTAAAATTAATAACCACCAGGTGCACTAGGGTAAATATGGTACAATTAAACATTTAAAGTGATTAactgttttccatttttttttccataaatttacCACTTTTGAGAAGCTGGAACATTTGGATTGTACAATATATTTTATGTACACATACACTCAACCTCATATTTTCATTTGCAGTAACATAATCCCATGTAAGCCATTTGCAGTACCataacattcataaattacgtcacATTTGTATAATTAATTATATATGTTTCTACAAAAAGCGACGTTTGAAGGTAGGTGATACATCACTTCATTTTTTACGAGACGTATTTTCTGGATTTCCTCTATCGATTTTATGGAAATTAAAAACTTCATAGAGAAGGCTGATTTAAAAGGTGTAAAAAAACTTTCCTCTTTAGAATAGGTTTTCCGTTCAAATTTCTCCTGTAAAATTCAATGCAATTTAGAGCAGTTTTGCGTGGAAAGAagtaatttctttttaaattatttttttaaattatttaaattaaataaattatagaAATCTAAAATTCCGATATAATCGCTTTAAATATTGTGATCAACATGTACTTTATGTGTCAAACATCTTCTTCTACTATGAAGTAGCCCGCTTTTTATGTATATACAAACCagaacaataaatttgacaGTCAAGTTAGCGATCAAACTCTTTATGCGAAATCTGGGAAGCTATGGTTGAATCATGTTGGTCACAAACGTTGCATTGCTTATCAAAGCCTCTTGTGCTGTAATACCTTTGCTTGTACTGGATGAGAAATAATCTTAATTTCCCGAAGATAATTCAgttttttgtgaaaaatcaaaacattttcttgtgtaaatttaaaggaatttcctgacaaaatttaaaaataatctgtTTGAATGAATGacaatatgttgaaattcaggagactttttatttttttaattcaaatattttttcgtgcaagatggaagcaatttcatGTGCAAATTCTAAGCAAACATAAACCGTTTTAAATAGAGGAAGTTTCTAGATTAATAGTTATCAgaattttcggctttcagtctcATTAAAaggttgataatttcaaatcattgctaACGTTTCGATCCGGAGGTTTGGATCTTCATCATCCAAACCCCCGGATAGAAACGTTGACAATGAGTTgaacaggcttgtaaaatgtcatctgcatgtcatttgactaatttgttcataactttcttcagaagccaaatttacttcaaaattttagatgtacgcataacgcttgagtagtgctatatttttgtccaagggtacattgctctaaatataacatctgaggctagagaatgaaatctctccaaaatgtcacgtgtcatttgacataatgtcatttgaatgacattttgcctcccacgccccagattacatatttacagcaatgtcttgttagacaaagttgtagccacatttaagcgctataagttcgtcatacttgatagttgatagctaactactgtaaaaagttctgggaaaattatgcaaacgaatgcaaatgacattttacaacactgtgaaattatcaacatttacattaagcattttatttttttcataaaacaaaaaattatcAATGCCTCTcgaagatgattaaaattgggttccatttcactttttatttcgaaattttgtctgattcaatttctagaaaaatcaaaatatgtttacaaCCTAAATTTAAGAAGAATGTGTATCTTAAGGTAATATTTTAGCagataaaaaattgaaatttatttgtttcaaacACCTACTATGCAAGATCTACTCATAATCTACTGACACTAGCAATACCCGAAATCGAATGTAAAACGGCAAAAATAcggccaaaaacttttgccGAGGGTGAGCCTACacttttggccgggagtgtacATCTCTATATCTTTCCCTATGCCGATGGTTTTCATTCTGCATACATTTCCGCTTACTACTACTCGATAgcttccctatctcgatatctctttaTCTCGATATATTCTGGTCATATTTCGTTCGGGATGTGTcgagttgttcaaattttaggGCTACTAGACCACCTTGGGACAATAATATCCACATCaaaaacaagaaatgacatttattttgttgtcgttttccaTAGCAACTAGCTTTTTTCGATCTAGTGCCCATTTCAATGTTCCCGCCATTCCTCGATCTTTCCCTATCTCGATGATCCGTTCAACATCGAAATGTGGAGAAGCGACTGTATTATTCATACATGTTTAGTTAAAAGACCATCGCATAGATTTCGgcccaaaaaaaataaaaaaaaatatttgtaatgttgtataaattggtataaatttgttgaaaaatgcagcctcccgggacgtctggtcacattaatcattactcaaaatgaaataataataaaatgaattttatgaaataataataTACTCGGTGTTACGTAGGACTGTAAAAGGATTTCGGCACGCTGCttaatattgtctatccggaacaaagttagaacgcttgTTATACCGACGTTggaacaacgcatcaattagataaaacttcggaagaaagttcggttcggaagtccctacttccgaattctaagttggtgctacgccgacaataaatGTGTTGATGCTAAATTCGTTCAGCGGAATCTGAATCATATTATAAATTATTCCGTAGTACGTGAATGACTCCACGCATTAAAATTTTGTATATCACTGGGGAAACATATTTTGGTATAAGCATTATCGACATAAAATGTATGTACTCCTTTTATGGGATCCATGAGCGGATAATGTGATCGCGGTAATCAATTTTGAATGGAGAAGCATTTACGTgttccagggccggatttatggggggcggggggccgtggccccgggcccccacaaatcttatgtaccaaaaccaaccttttttgtacattttgtacataccgtcggccccggggccccatTTTCCATATTCTCCTTTGAGCAAGTGTTCTCACACAATATTTTATCCGGGTAGTAAGACGGGCGATAAACTCGCGAGCGGCGGcttgccggataatttaattttgggCCTCCAAATTCTCCACCTCGCCACTTCTCCAGATGAGTTTTAAAAGCATACTCACAAAAATGTAGGTCCgcgacgggattcgaacccaaaacaattttaaaatgtgtagagcgcccactataaccacgcCACTACACGAACCGATTGAAAGCAAAtagaaaaactgctgtattgaacctactacttatcgtggcgcatcgtcgtATGCAATCAGTTTGGAGgagcaaagtaagcagcatttgattgacttttcgcaccatcgcttgtgccggagtttatcgcactgtaatttatccggataaaattgACGGTGGAGCGatctgttgtcgcgtgagtaagtaagaaatccgaaccctgcatATTTTAGtgtgaaaattgaaatgtccTCTACGCGTGCCCGGGGGCATATGGCAGCATATATCCACATAGCCACATAATTGATGAGTTTTGAAGATAAATGTCATATTATAACTGAACTTTATAATTGGATTATAAGAAGACTATATTCTATAAACATTTACATTTCTCGATTAATAAGACTCTAACATATTATTCGGTAAACAACCACACAAACGTATCGAAAAATGAGTTCATCTGAACCAATCAATCGCAATCACACGAACCAAAAAGATTCAATCGCAAGTGAGCGTTCCCGATAGAATCACCTGACCCACATGGAGCACAATCGTTTTGTTTCGCTTGTTTTGCAGTCATTCGCTTCCAGGGCTAACACAATCGGGTGATTCATCTGTAACGCCGCTCAGCTTAGGTCGTGGTGAGAAGGTTCATTCCACTATGAGTGGCAATTCAAACGCATTCTATGCAACAACACAATCGCCTTGAATCAGGCGAGTGAATGAATTAAACCATCCCTGCATACGTCAGAGCGGGAAGCATCGAATCAAGTAGGATTATGTGATGATTCAttccgtcatatcaaattctaattcACTGAATACTTTCCATTGATCATTTAAATCAACGAAATTATTACCTGGCGTGATTAAAAA comes from Armigeres subalbatus isolate Guangzhou_Male chromosome 2, GZ_Asu_2, whole genome shotgun sequence and encodes:
- the LOC134212998 gene encoding uncharacterized protein LOC134212998 isoform X1: MLSDFCMDLLQSEIMSDEEDEYFCYICAKPETNVTRLIECVQCNKYAHFRCKKLFGNAVTRAKSKPFFCSVDCSQMSSHNIRQTTTNDDIIHELQVLGNAVKGVKHDSEKFRLLFEDTRMQIADIVSTSKQIEKSQVFLTHQFDQLTADFKSFKEEVGSVKAENSKIRKELKMWQDTCGDLVGSVDRLEVDMDNINRSAKAKNAVILGLPAMQDEDTVELVCMLCKLLNCEFVGTSVIQCARRINGKQHMNGVPPIVVQFTSEREKEELFRRKRAYGVVLASKVRDVFNGSTHTITIRDEMTAYGRDLLQQAKNLQETLKIKYVWPGRDGKILLRRQDGGKIEQISSKLQLAGLQPTNSKRVLNLSGISPPNVPQSKRM
- the LOC134212998 gene encoding uncharacterized protein LOC134212998 isoform X2, translating into MSDEEDEYFCYICAKPETNVTRLIECVQCNKYAHFRCKKLFGNAVTRAKSKPFFCSVDCSQMSSHNIRQTTTNDDIIHELQVLGNAVKGVKHDSEKFRLLFEDTRMQIADIVSTSKQIEKSQVFLTHQFDQLTADFKSFKEEVGSVKAENSKIRKELKMWQDTCGDLVGSVDRLEVDMDNINRSAKAKNAVILGLPAMQDEDTVELVCMLCKLLNCEFVGTSVIQCARRINGKQHMNGVPPIVVQFTSEREKEELFRRKRAYGVVLASKVRDVFNGSTHTITIRDEMTAYGRDLLQQAKNLQETLKIKYVWPGRDGKILLRRQDGGKIEQISSKLQLAGLQPTNSKRVLNLSGISPPNVPQSKRM
- the LOC134212998 gene encoding uncharacterized protein LOC134212998 isoform X3; translation: MSSHNIRQTTTNDDIIHELQVLGNAVKGVKHDSEKFRLLFEDTRMQIADIVSTSKQIEKSQVFLTHQFDQLTADFKSFKEEVGSVKAENSKIRKELKMWQDTCGDLVGSVDRLEVDMDNINRSAKAKNAVILGLPAMQDEDTVELVCMLCKLLNCEFVGTSVIQCARRINGKQHMNGVPPIVVQFTSEREKEELFRRKRAYGVVLASKVRDVFNGSTHTITIRDEMTAYGRDLLQQAKNLQETLKIKYVWPGRDGKILLRRQDGGKIEQISSKLQLAGLQPTNSKRVLNLSGISPPNVPQSKRM